In one Lachnospiraceae bacterium GAM79 genomic region, the following are encoded:
- the hisS gene encoding histidine--tRNA ligase, producing the protein MITQAPRGTSDWFGDKMRTRTQVEAMARNLCEKFNIKEVITPVFEHTVLFQRGVGETTDVVQKEMYTFVDKGGRSITLKPEGTAGAIRAYVENKLYAEPQPVKMFYITPAFRYEKPESGRLRQHHQFGVEFVGSPNPMAEVEVMTLVSTLIRQIGLSDAKLHINSIGCPKCKKVYNDALISYLKGHEEGLCNTCKERMVKNPLRVIDCKEPGCKAIVKDAPRTIDYLCEECDAHFKELQRLLTELEIPFEVDTGIVRGLDYYTKTVFEFVNKEGFTLCGGGRYDNLVYEIDGKETQPSVGFGMGIERILYFLEKENINLAPEKPIDLYVGIMGDSAKAKAYKLVYDLRLAGYIVETDYMNRSVKAQMKYANKLNARYTIIIGDNELETNTGRIKNMETGEQTEIALDQLASVLEER; encoded by the coding sequence ATGATAACTCAGGCACCAAGAGGAACCAGTGACTGGTTCGGTGACAAGATGAGAACACGTACACAGGTAGAAGCAATGGCAAGAAATCTGTGTGAGAAATTCAATATAAAGGAAGTGATCACACCGGTATTTGAGCATACGGTGTTGTTCCAGCGTGGTGTTGGAGAGACGACCGATGTAGTACAGAAAGAAATGTACACCTTTGTTGATAAGGGTGGAAGAAGTATCACATTGAAGCCGGAAGGTACGGCAGGTGCGATCCGTGCTTATGTTGAGAATAAATTATATGCAGAACCACAGCCGGTCAAGATGTTCTATATCACACCGGCATTCCGTTATGAGAAGCCGGAAAGCGGACGACTTCGTCAGCATCACCAGTTCGGTGTTGAGTTTGTCGGATCTCCAAATCCAATGGCAGAAGTTGAGGTTATGACACTGGTATCAACTCTCATCAGGCAGATCGGTCTGTCAGATGCGAAGCTGCATATCAACAGTATCGGATGTCCAAAATGTAAGAAGGTGTACAATGATGCACTGATCTCCTATTTGAAAGGGCATGAAGAGGGACTCTGCAATACCTGTAAGGAACGTATGGTTAAAAATCCGCTTCGTGTTATTGACTGTAAGGAGCCGGGCTGTAAGGCAATCGTAAAGGATGCCCCAAGAACGATTGATTATCTGTGTGAAGAATGCGATGCTCATTTTAAGGAGCTTCAGAGACTTCTGACAGAGCTTGAGATTCCGTTTGAGGTTGACACCGGAATCGTTCGTGGCCTGGATTACTATACAAAGACAGTATTTGAATTTGTGAATAAAGAGGGCTTCACCTTATGCGGTGGAGGAAGATACGATAATCTGGTATATGAGATTGATGGAAAAGAGACACAGCCATCTGTTGGATTCGGTATGGGAATTGAAAGAATCCTATATTTCCTTGAGAAAGAAAATATCAATCTCGCACCGGAAAAACCGATCGACTTATATGTCGGTATCATGGGTGATTCCGCAAAGGCAAAAGCTTATAAGCTGGTATATGATCTACGTCTGGCAGGTTATATCGTAGAGACAGATTATATGAATCGAAGTGTAAAGGCGCAGATGAAATATGCAAATAAATTAAATGCGAGATACACGATCATTATTGGTGATAATGAATTAGAGACCAATACCGGTCGTATCAAGAATATGGAAACGGGCGAGCAGACCGAGATCGCGCTGGATCAGCTTGCAAGTGTATTAGAAGAAAGATAA
- a CDS encoding bifunctional (p)ppGpp synthetase/guanosine-3',5'-bis(diphosphate) 3'-pyrophosphohydrolase codes for MENKPVREKRDIDLSTPADFTPPEDLYKELIKKILTYHPSTDISMIEKAYKVASKAHEGQLRKSGEPYIMHPLCVAIILAELELDKETIVAGILHDVVEDTVMTSEEIAAEFSEEVAFLVEGVTKLTQLKMTTDKIEVQAENLRKMFLSMAKDIRVILIKLADRLHNLRTLQYQSPAKQVEKARETMDIYAPIAHRLGISKIKVELDDLSMKYLMPEVYKDLTAQIDARMHEREAYIKRIVADVKKHIDNAHLDAEIDGRVKHLFSIYKKMKNQNKTLDQIYDIFAVRIKVETVRDCYSALGIIHEMYKPIPGRFKDYIAMPKSNMYQSLHTTLIGPEGQPFEIQIRTFEMHRTAEYGIAAHWKYKENITGTVMQKEEEKLSWLRQILEWQRDTSDNKEFMNFVKTDLDLFAEQVYCFTPAGDVKNLPSGSTPIDFAYAIHTAVGNKMVGARINGRQVPIDTKLNNGDRVEIITSQNSAGPSRDWLNIVKSAQAKTKINQWFKHQFKDENISRGKELILAYCKSKGLDYSLYSKPEYQERVYKKYNFADWEATMAAVGHGGIKEGQVVNKLIEEYNKDHTEQPDDKEILEAYALKRTPHSSHGQGGIIVKGADDVAVRFSKCCSPVPGDEIIGFITRGRGISIHRTDCVNVLCMSEEDRNRIIDAEWQQDAVADNTYLTEINIYADDRSGILFDITKILSEANISVNSINSRTSKQGKATITISFSIKSVDQLNAIIAKIRNVDSIIDIERTVG; via the coding sequence ATGGAGAATAAACCGGTGAGGGAAAAAAGAGATATCGACTTGTCTACACCTGCGGATTTTACTCCGCCGGAGGATCTGTATAAGGAACTGATCAAGAAGATTCTGACCTATCATCCATCCACAGATATTTCGATGATTGAGAAGGCATATAAGGTGGCATCCAAGGCGCATGAAGGACAGCTTCGGAAGTCCGGGGAGCCATATATCATGCATCCACTCTGTGTTGCTATTATTCTTGCAGAACTGGAGCTGGATAAGGAAACGATCGTTGCAGGAATCCTTCACGATGTAGTAGAAGATACGGTTATGACCTCGGAGGAGATCGCGGCAGAGTTCTCAGAAGAAGTAGCGTTTCTGGTGGAAGGTGTTACCAAACTGACCCAGTTAAAGATGACAACGGATAAGATCGAGGTACAGGCAGAGAATCTGAGAAAGATGTTCTTATCTATGGCAAAGGATATCCGCGTTATCCTGATCAAGCTGGCAGACAGACTGCATAACTTAAGAACGTTACAGTATCAGTCACCTGCAAAACAGGTGGAAAAAGCACGTGAAACAATGGATATCTATGCACCGATCGCACATCGTCTTGGTATCAGCAAGATCAAGGTAGAACTGGATGACCTGTCTATGAAGTATCTGATGCCGGAGGTATATAAGGATCTGACAGCACAGATCGATGCGAGAATGCATGAACGGGAAGCCTATATCAAACGTATCGTTGCAGATGTAAAGAAGCATATCGATAATGCGCATCTGGATGCGGAGATAGACGGTCGTGTAAAGCATCTGTTCAGTATATATAAGAAGATGAAGAACCAGAACAAGACGCTGGATCAGATCTATGATATCTTCGCAGTTCGAATTAAGGTAGAGACCGTCCGGGACTGCTATTCAGCACTTGGAATCATCCATGAGATGTATAAGCCGATTCCGGGACGTTTTAAAGATTATATCGCAATGCCAAAGTCAAATATGTATCAATCCCTTCATACGACGTTGATCGGACCGGAAGGACAACCATTCGAGATACAGATCCGTACATTTGAGATGCACCGGACGGCTGAATATGGTATTGCTGCACATTGGAAATATAAAGAGAACATAACCGGTACGGTTATGCAGAAGGAAGAGGAAAAGTTGTCATGGCTTCGTCAGATCCTGGAGTGGCAGAGAGACACTTCGGATAATAAGGAGTTCATGAATTTCGTTAAGACAGACCTGGATCTGTTCGCGGAACAGGTATACTGCTTTACGCCTGCAGGTGATGTCAAGAATCTGCCAAGCGGATCTACGCCGATTGATTTTGCTTATGCTATTCATACGGCAGTCGGTAATAAGATGGTGGGTGCGCGGATTAACGGACGGCAGGTTCCGATCGATACCAAGTTAAATAATGGTGACCGGGTAGAGATCATAACATCCCAGAATTCGGCAGGACCGTCAAGAGACTGGTTGAATATCGTAAAGAGTGCACAGGCAAAGACGAAGATCAATCAGTGGTTCAAGCATCAGTTTAAGGATGAGAATATCAGCCGCGGTAAGGAATTGATCCTTGCATATTGTAAATCAAAGGGGCTTGATTATTCCCTGTATTCCAAGCCGGAATATCAGGAACGTGTTTATAAGAAATATAATTTTGCCGATTGGGAAGCTACGATGGCGGCAGTCGGTCATGGTGGAATCAAAGAAGGTCAGGTTGTCAATAAACTGATCGAAGAATATAACAAGGATCATACAGAACAGCCGGATGATAAGGAGATTCTGGAAGCATATGCATTAAAGCGGACACCTCATTCGTCCCACGGACAGGGAGGAATCATCGTAAAGGGTGCAGATGATGTAGCAGTTCGTTTCTCCAAGTGTTGTTCGCCGGTACCGGGTGATGAGATCATCGGATTTATCACCAGAGGACGAGGTATCTCGATCCATCGTACAGATTGTGTAAATGTGCTCTGCATGAGTGAGGAAGACAGAAACAGGATCATTGATGCAGAATGGCAGCAGGATGCGGTTGCAGATAATACTTACCTGACAGAGATCAATATCTATGCAGATGACAGAAGCGGAATCCTTTTTGATATCACGAAGATCTTAAGTGAGGCTAATATCAGTGTTAACAGTATCAACAGCCGGACAAGTAAGCAGGGTAAGGCGACAATCACGATCAGCTTCTCGATCAAATCGGTCGATCAGTTGAACGCGATCATTGCAAAGATTCGAAATGTTGACAGTATTATTGATATAGAGAGAACAGTGGGATAG
- a CDS encoding adenine phosphoribosyltransferase: MKKIEEYVTSIPDFPEPGIIFRDITSVIGDPDGLKLAIDSLDGLLEGVDYDVIAGAESRGFIFGTPLAYKNGKGFALVRKKGKLPRETIEASYDLEYGSATIEMHKDAIKPGQKVVLVDDLIATGGTMEAAARLVEELGGEVVKIIFLIELAGLKGREKLAKYDVASVICYDGK, translated from the coding sequence ATGAAAAAGATAGAAGAATATGTTACAAGTATACCGGATTTCCCGGAGCCGGGAATTATTTTCAGAGATATTACCAGTGTGATCGGAGATCCGGATGGATTGAAGCTGGCGATAGATTCATTAGATGGTCTGCTTGAGGGCGTAGATTATGATGTAATAGCCGGGGCGGAGTCCAGGGGATTTATCTTTGGAACACCTCTTGCATATAAGAATGGAAAGGGATTTGCACTGGTAAGAAAAAAGGGCAAGTTGCCTAGAGAGACGATTGAGGCATCCTATGATCTGGAATACGGAAGTGCTACGATAGAGATGCATAAGGATGCGATCAAGCCGGGACAGAAGGTTGTCCTTGTAGATGATCTGATCGCAACCGGCGGAACCATGGAGGCGGCTGCAAGACTGGTAGAAGAACTGGGCGGCGAAGTGGTAAAGATCATATTCTTGATCGAACTTGCAGGCTTGAAGGGCAGAGAGAAGCTTGCCAAGTATGATGTGGCTTCTGTCATCTGCTATGATGGCAAATAA
- the aspS gene encoding aspartate--tRNA ligase: MAESMQGLKRSHRCAEVSNALEGQKVTVMGWVQKSRNKGGIIFVDLRDRSGILQIIFEESKCGSECFEKATKLKSEYVAAIEGTVCKRAGAVNENLTTGDIEVVATSLRILSEAETPPFPIEENSKTKEELRLKYRYLDLRRPDLQRNLVMKSKVMTIARQFMANEGFLEIETPMLCKSTPEGARDYLVPSRIHPGTFYALPQSPQIYKQLLMCSGYDRYFQIARCFRDEDLRADRQPEFTQMDMELSFVDVDDVIDVNERLLAKLFKEILDVDVQLPIRRMTWIEAMNRFGSDKPDLRFGMELKDISDVVKGCGFGVFTGALENGGSVRGINAKGQGAMPRKKIDALVEFAKTYGAKGLAYIVINEDGTYKSSFAKFMTEDEMNNIVAALSGEPGDLLLFAADKNKVVWDTLGALRCHLAEQMGLLDKNVFEFVWITEFPLLEWSDEQNRFTAMHHPFTMPMEEDLAIIDTDPGKVRAKAYDIVLNGNEIGGGSVRIHQDDIQEKMFECLGFTREQAYERFGFLLDAFKYGVPPHAGLAYGLDRLVMLMAKQDSIRDVIAFPKVKDASCLMTNAPDYVDEDQLKELGIDITVLDEQKTEE, from the coding sequence ATGGCAGAATCAATGCAGGGACTGAAGCGTTCCCACAGATGTGCAGAGGTTTCAAACGCTCTTGAAGGACAGAAAGTAACCGTAATGGGCTGGGTTCAGAAGAGCAGAAATAAAGGTGGAATTATATTTGTCGATCTCAGAGACAGAAGCGGTATTCTTCAGATCATATTTGAGGAATCCAAATGCGGAAGCGAGTGCTTTGAGAAGGCAACAAAGCTTAAGAGCGAGTATGTAGCAGCAATCGAAGGTACAGTTTGTAAGCGTGCTGGTGCGGTAAATGAGAATCTGACAACCGGAGATATCGAGGTTGTAGCAACTTCCCTTCGTATCTTATCAGAGGCTGAGACACCTCCGTTCCCGATTGAGGAGAACAGTAAGACAAAAGAAGAATTACGTTTGAAATACAGATATCTGGATCTGAGAAGACCGGATCTTCAGAGAAATCTGGTTATGAAGAGCAAGGTTATGACCATTGCCAGACAGTTCATGGCAAATGAAGGCTTCCTTGAGATCGAGACACCTATGTTATGTAAGTCAACACCGGAGGGTGCAAGAGATTATCTCGTACCAAGCCGTATCCATCCGGGTACATTCTATGCACTGCCACAGTCTCCACAGATCTACAAGCAGCTTCTGATGTGTTCCGGTTATGATCGTTATTTCCAGATCGCAAGATGCTTCCGTGATGAGGATCTTCGTGCAGACAGACAGCCGGAATTCACACAGATGGATATGGAATTATCCTTCGTAGATGTGGATGATGTTATAGATGTAAATGAAAGACTCCTTGCAAAGTTATTCAAGGAGATTTTGGATGTAGATGTACAGCTTCCAATCCGTCGTATGACATGGATCGAAGCAATGAATCGTTTCGGATCTGATAAGCCGGATCTTCGTTTTGGTATGGAATTAAAGGATATCAGCGATGTTGTTAAAGGCTGTGGATTCGGCGTATTTACAGGTGCACTTGAAAATGGCGGATCTGTCCGTGGTATCAATGCAAAGGGACAGGGCGCTATGCCTCGTAAGAAGATCGATGCTCTGGTTGAATTTGCAAAGACATACGGAGCAAAGGGTCTTGCATATATCGTAATTAATGAAGATGGCACTTACAAGTCGTCATTTGCAAAGTTCATGACTGAAGATGAGATGAACAATATCGTAGCAGCACTTTCCGGTGAACCGGGAGACTTATTGTTATTTGCAGCAGATAAGAACAAGGTTGTATGGGACACTCTTGGAGCACTTCGTTGCCATCTCGCAGAACAGATGGGACTGCTTGATAAGAATGTATTTGAATTTGTGTGGATAACGGAATTCCCACTTCTTGAGTGGTCAGATGAACAGAATCGGTTTACAGCTATGCACCACCCATTTACTATGCCGATGGAAGAGGATCTGGCGATTATTGATACAGATCCGGGTAAGGTTCGTGCAAAGGCTTATGATATTGTATTAAATGGTAACGAGATTGGTGGTGGATCTGTCAGAATCCATCAGGATGATATTCAGGAGAAGATGTTTGAATGTCTTGGATTTACAAGGGAACAGGCGTATGAAAGATTTGGTTTCCTGTTAGATGCATTCAAATATGGAGTACCACCTCACGCAGGACTGGCTTATGGTCTGGATCGTCTGGTTATGCTTATGGCAAAGCAGGATTCTATCCGTGATGTGATCGCGTTCCCTAAGGTAAAGGATGCATCCTGCCTGATGACAAATGCTCCGGATTATGTGGATGAGGATCAGCTCAAAGAGCTGGGTATTGACATTACAGTGTTAGACGAACAGAAGACGGAAGAATAA
- a CDS encoding HD domain-containing protein, translating into MTDKVINLDIDKEIEYYEQDLNDAIRHGMCVSRLSSELARELGLSEDEIHKIAVAGMIHDIGKLRITPYIYGRGNSMKIEEMRYVRLHAKLGADIVKKEGYGDDIADIILYHHENYDGSGYPFCLQGDEIPIGARIIRVCDVFVALISDRAYRKAFEPKTALLMVIDEVRHFDMNVFLAFQRIINTTDILDEVQSILKGSYKSQIS; encoded by the coding sequence ATGACAGATAAAGTTATAAACTTAGACATAGATAAAGAAATTGAATACTATGAACAGGATCTGAATGATGCCATTCGTCATGGAATGTGTGTCAGCCGGTTGTCGTCGGAGCTTGCCAGAGAACTGGGGCTGTCAGAAGATGAGATCCATAAGATTGCGGTTGCCGGAATGATCCATGATATCGGAAAGCTTCGTATTACACCATATATCTATGGTCGTGGCAATTCCATGAAGATTGAGGAAATGCGTTATGTGAGACTCCATGCGAAGCTTGGAGCGGATATCGTAAAAAAAGAAGGCTACGGAGATGATATTGCGGATATTATCCTGTATCATCATGAGAACTACGATGGCTCCGGTTATCCGTTCTGCCTTCAGGGAGATGAGATCCCGATCGGAGCAAGGATCATTCGTGTATGTGATGTGTTTGTCGCGCTCATAAGTGATCGTGCATACCGGAAAGCATTTGAACCAAAGACTGCATTATTGATGGTGATCGATGAAGTGCGGCATTTTGACATGAATGTATTTCTCGCATTTCAGAGAATTATAAATACAACCGATATTTTAGATGAGGTTCAGTCAATTTTAAAAGGAAGCTATAAATCACAGATCAGTTGA
- a CDS encoding MBL fold metallo-hydrolase → MAELEVKLYQLGDLGTNCYIVSNQETKEAIVVDPADNADFIYKSLTDAGLTCVGIFLTHGHYDHIGALDDLRKLTGVKAYASEDEKQVLESRTGNLSAMFGHPLETSADIYLQDGQEVAVLGTVVRCISVPGHTVGGMCYYFAEGHLLFTGDTLFASSVGRSDFPTGNEQDLLEAIETKLLVLPEETAVYPGHNGTSRIGREKKFNPFFS, encoded by the coding sequence ATGGCAGAATTAGAAGTGAAATTATATCAGTTGGGTGATTTGGGAACCAACTGTTATATCGTAAGTAATCAAGAAACAAAGGAAGCAATCGTGGTTGATCCGGCGGATAATGCAGATTTTATTTATAAGAGTCTGACAGATGCGGGACTTACCTGTGTTGGCATTTTCCTGACACACGGACATTATGATCATATCGGGGCGCTGGATGATCTGAGAAAGCTGACAGGAGTAAAAGCATATGCTTCCGAGGACGAGAAGCAGGTACTTGAGAGCAGGACAGGAAATCTGTCTGCAATGTTTGGTCATCCACTTGAGACGTCAGCAGATATTTATCTGCAGGATGGACAGGAGGTTGCAGTTCTTGGAACTGTAGTACGATGTATCAGTGTGCCGGGACATACGGTAGGTGGAATGTGTTATTATTTTGCAGAAGGACATCTGCTGTTTACCGGAGATACATTATTTGCCTCATCGGTTGGCAGATCGGATTTTCCAACCGGAAATGAACAGGATCTGTTAGAGGCGATCGAGACGAAGCTACTTGTACTGCCGGAGGAAACAGCCGTGTATCCGGGACACAACGGAACTTCAAGGATTGGCAGAGAAAAGAAGTTCAATCCATTTTTTTCATAA
- the recJ gene encoding single-stranded-DNA-specific exonuclease RecJ produces the protein MATEIKPPIKYDMEWTVYGKRADFFGIGERFHIDPVTVRVIRNRDVITDEDIDTYLNGSLDRLHDPGLMKNMEKGCNLMLEEIRNKKRIRIISDYDVDGVSSNYILYKGLQRVWEHENGISAGDKIDYDIPHRIYDGYGINIRMVDAAAADQISTIITCDNGIAAFDAVRKAKEYGMRVIVTDHHDIPYDTDEKNIRIYKVPEADAVIDHKQPGCEYPCKELCGAGVAYKFIQLLYRMCGIPETECEAFIEILGIATVCDVMNLVDENRIIVREALRRLSDSSNYGLKALITNSGRDGKKLSAFDLGFIIGPCINAAGRLGDAKTSLEFLLETDSYKANERAIELLNINNARKDMTEQGTKTAIELLEKSDRLLMGAVPETGVAALSDKVLVMYIPKLHESLVGIIAGRIKERYYRPVLLFTDGEEEGIIKGSGRSIEGYNMYDEINKCSDYFTKFGGHEMAAGFSMEKRNLARLREKMNTNCTLDEKLLTPKLRIDVPMPLDYVSISLTEELELLEPFGKGNEKPVFAQSGVYVKSARIMGKRQNVLRVTFLMENGGTIEGISFAPEVFISNIKQWFGANECDKILKGMPGHVVLDIAYYPDINEFAGRRTLQIRLLEYRKHEG, from the coding sequence ATGGCAACAGAGATAAAACCACCGATAAAATATGATATGGAATGGACTGTATATGGAAAACGAGCCGATTTTTTCGGAATCGGGGAACGTTTTCATATCGATCCGGTAACAGTCAGGGTGATCCGAAACCGGGATGTGATAACGGATGAGGATATCGATACCTATCTGAATGGAAGTCTTGATCGCCTGCATGATCCCGGGTTGATGAAAAATATGGAAAAGGGTTGTAACCTTATGCTTGAGGAGATTCGGAACAAAAAAAGGATACGGATCATTTCTGATTATGATGTGGATGGTGTGAGTTCAAATTATATCTTATATAAAGGCTTGCAGCGTGTGTGGGAGCATGAAAATGGTATATCCGCAGGAGATAAGATAGATTATGATATCCCACACCGGATCTACGATGGATATGGAATCAATATCCGTATGGTAGATGCGGCGGCAGCCGATCAGATTAGTACGATCATTACCTGTGACAATGGGATTGCGGCATTTGATGCGGTGAGAAAAGCGAAAGAATATGGTATGCGGGTGATCGTTACGGATCATCATGATATTCCATATGATACAGATGAAAAGAATATCCGGATCTATAAAGTACCGGAAGCGGATGCGGTGATCGATCACAAGCAGCCGGGGTGTGAATATCCGTGCAAGGAGTTGTGCGGCGCTGGGGTGGCATATAAATTTATCCAGCTTCTGTACCGGATGTGCGGGATACCGGAGACGGAATGTGAGGCATTTATTGAGATACTTGGAATTGCAACTGTCTGTGATGTTATGAATCTGGTAGATGAGAACCGCATCATTGTCAGAGAAGCGCTGCGCCGGTTGTCCGATAGCAGCAATTATGGTTTAAAGGCATTGATCACAAACAGTGGCAGAGATGGAAAGAAGCTGTCAGCATTTGATCTGGGATTTATCATTGGACCGTGTATCAATGCGGCGGGCAGACTCGGGGATGCAAAAACCAGTTTGGAGTTCCTGCTCGAAACCGACAGCTATAAGGCAAATGAACGGGCGATTGAGTTATTGAATATCAATAATGCCAGAAAAGATATGACAGAGCAGGGAACGAAGACCGCGATCGAGCTGCTTGAGAAATCGGATCGCCTTCTGATGGGCGCAGTCCCGGAGACGGGGGTTGCGGCATTATCTGATAAAGTGCTTGTTATGTATATTCCGAAGCTTCATGAAAGTCTGGTCGGGATTATCGCAGGCAGGATCAAGGAACGGTATTATCGGCCGGTGCTGTTATTTACGGATGGTGAGGAAGAAGGAATCATTAAGGGATCGGGTCGTTCGATCGAAGGCTATAATATGTATGATGAGATCAATAAATGCAGTGATTATTTCACGAAGTTCGGCGGACATGAGATGGCAGCGGGCTTTTCCATGGAGAAGCGGAATCTTGCCAGACTTCGTGAAAAGATGAATACGAATTGTACATTAGATGAAAAACTGCTTACCCCGAAGCTTCGGATCGATGTACCTATGCCGCTTGATTATGTAAGTATATCACTGACGGAAGAACTGGAGCTTCTGGAACCATTTGGAAAAGGAAATGAAAAACCGGTATTTGCCCAGAGTGGTGTGTATGTAAAAAGTGCGAGGATCATGGGGAAAAGACAGAATGTTCTACGGGTTACGTTCCTGATGGAAAACGGTGGCACGATCGAGGGCATAAGTTTTGCCCCGGAAGTGTTTATTTCTAACATAAAACAGTGGTTTGGAGCAAATGAATGTGATAAAATACTAAAAGGAATGCCCGGTCATGTTGTATTAGATATTGCCTATTATCCGGATATCAATGAATTTGCGGGAAGAAGAACGCTGCAGATTCGTTTGCTCGAATATCGAAAGCATGAGGGTTAA
- the hemZ gene encoding coproporphyrinogen dehydrogenase HemZ, which yields MICLIQNVEDYNNDLRVILMAFYMGVKIITPENIEKKPELGADITATLVAEFAEDQTKIWMKDGGLDVEPDIVIDQDYHDRKVFRNILKRAMYRMLSERTGRVLPWGSLTGVRPVKIAMEAVERGCTDEEIRKLYQEIYVASLEKADACVKIARREKAIIETIDERNEYCLYIGIPFCPTRCLYCSFTSYPIGVYKDKVDAYLDTMEKEMEYVAASYTEKKLVSIYIGGGTPSSISAEQMDRLCSMIEKHFDLSQVREYTIEAGRPDSTTADKLQVMKAHGVGRISINPQTMNGETLKLIGRAHTPEQAEEAFKRAREVGFDNINMDLIVGLPGEDAEMVKRTLEKVKKLAPESLTVHTLAIKRAAHLKQEMDKYSFAGDVDEQLSLVGQAAEELGLAPYYLYRQKNMAGNLENVGYARHGLECLYNILIMEERTDIIGIGAGSSSKLIRREGDSDPVTGEMITGTRIDRVENCKSVDDYIARIDEMIDRKKQAFAK from the coding sequence ATGATTTGTCTGATTCAGAATGTAGAAGATTATAATAATGACCTGAGAGTAATTCTCATGGCGTTTTATATGGGTGTGAAGATTATTACCCCGGAAAATATAGAGAAGAAGCCTGAACTTGGTGCGGATATTACTGCAACACTTGTGGCAGAATTTGCAGAAGATCAGACAAAAATCTGGATGAAGGACGGCGGTCTGGATGTGGAACCGGATATCGTGATCGATCAGGACTATCATGACAGAAAGGTATTCCGTAATATTCTGAAGCGTGCGATGTACCGGATGCTGTCAGAAAGAACCGGAAGGGTTCTTCCATGGGGAAGTCTGACCGGAGTACGTCCGGTGAAGATTGCAATGGAAGCGGTAGAACGTGGATGTACGGATGAGGAGATACGGAAGCTGTATCAGGAGATTTATGTGGCAAGCCTGGAAAAGGCAGATGCCTGTGTGAAGATTGCCAGACGTGAGAAAGCGATCATTGAGACGATCGACGAGCGGAATGAATACTGCCTGTATATCGGCATACCATTTTGCCCGACGAGATGTCTGTACTGCTCCTTTACCTCTTATCCGATCGGTGTTTATAAGGATAAGGTCGATGCTTATCTGGATACAATGGAAAAGGAAATGGAGTATGTCGCAGCAAGTTATACAGAGAAGAAACTGGTATCCATTTATATCGGTGGCGGTACGCCGTCTTCGATCAGTGCGGAGCAGATGGATCGTCTGTGCAGCATGATCGAGAAGCATTTTGATCTGTCGCAGGTTCGGGAATATACGATCGAAGCAGGACGCCCGGACAGTACGACGGCAGATAAGCTGCAGGTGATGAAAGCTCATGGCGTAGGTCGTATCAGTATCAATCCGCAGACGATGAACGGAGAGACACTGAAGCTGATCGGCAGAGCACATACACCGGAGCAGGCAGAAGAAGCATTTAAGAGAGCCAGAGAAGTAGGCTTTGATAATATCAATATGGATCTGATCGTAGGTCTTCCGGGTGAAGATGCAGAGATGGTGAAGCGGACGCTGGAAAAAGTGAAGAAGCTTGCACCGGAGAGCCTTACGGTTCACACCCTTGCGATCAAACGGGCAGCACATCTGAAACAGGAGATGGACAAATACAGCTTTGCAGGTGATGTGGATGAGCAGTTATCACTGGTCGGTCAGGCAGCAGAGGAACTGGGTCTTGCACCATATTATCTGTACAGACAGAAGAATATGGCCGGCAATCTGGAAAATGTCGGATATGCAAGACATGGACTGGAATGTCTCTATAATATTCTGATTATGGAGGAACGGACAGACATTATAGGAATCGGTGCGGGAAGCTCCAGTAAGCTGATCCGCAGGGAAGGTGATTCGGATCCGGTTACTGGAGAGATGATTACAGGAACCCGGATCGATCGTGTGGAAAATTGTAAGAGTGTAGACGATTATATCGCGAGAATTGATGAAATGATTGACAGAAAAAAGCAGGCGTTTGCAAAATGA